One stretch of Oncorhynchus gorbuscha isolate QuinsamMale2020 ecotype Even-year linkage group LG21, OgorEven_v1.0, whole genome shotgun sequence DNA includes these proteins:
- the LOC124008667 gene encoding leucine-rich repeat-containing protein 3-like, whose translation MGPPQPRWQVLFPSFCVSTSPVRTLCLVVALVVVMATPCPKSCHCSERNGVVVQCVSRSLDQIPPDLPEDTVTLLLSSNRISHIPNQAFKDLRRLKELDLSHNHIESIDAGAFLGVSEGLRSLDLSNNQLHSVPKEAFTKLSARIRLSNNPWHCECSLQEVLRELRLDPETVNEVSCHTSVQDEYAGRPVIQVLDSGINFCNFHHKTTDVAMFVTMFCWFAMVIAYVIYYVRHNQEDARRHMEYLKSLPRSSQITKDFDTASTVL comes from the coding sequence ATGGGGCCTCCTCAGCCACGTTGGCAAGTCCTGTTCCCTTCTTTCTGTGTCTCCACTTCCCCCGTGAGGACGTTGTGTCTCGTGGTGGCCCTCGTGGTTGTCATGGCGACACCGTGCCCCAAGAGCTGCCACTGCTCGGAGAGGAATGGCGTGGTGGTGCAGTGCGTCTCCCGGAGCCTTGACCAGATCCCTCCGGACCTACCGGAAGACACCGTCACCCTCCTGCTCTCGTCCAACCGGATCAGCCACATCCCCAACCAGGCCTTCAAGGACCTCCGCCGCCTCAAGGAGCTGGACCTGTCGCATAACCACATCGAGAGTATCGACGCAGGGGCCTTCCTGGGGGTCTCCGAGGGACTCCGCTCCCTGGACCTCTCCAACAACCAGCTCCACAGCGTCCCCAAGGAGGCCTTCACCAAGCTGAGTGCCCGTATAAGACTCTCCAACAACCCCTGGCACTGCGAGTGTTCCCTCCAGGAGGTACTGAGGGAGCTGAGGCTGGACCCTGAGACGGTCAACGAGGTGAGCTGCCACACCTCTGTCCAGGACGAGTACGCCGGCCGGCCCGTCATTCAGGTCCTGGACTCTGGCATCAACTTCTGTAACTTTCACCACAAGACCACCGACGTggccatgttcgtgaccatgttctGCTGGTTCGCCATGGTGATCGCCTACGTCATCTACTACGTCAGGCACAACCAGGAGGACGCGAGGAGACACATGGAGTACCTCAAGTCTCTACCCAGATCCTCCCAGATCACCAAGGACTTTGACACAGCCAGCACTGTGCTCTAG